A window of the Eubacterium sp. 1001713B170207_170306_E7 genome harbors these coding sequences:
- a CDS encoding phosphate ABC transporter substrate-binding protein has translation MKKSLSWTAALMVLILLAFALSGCGNEETPVGLSEISGEINGGGSTSVQKIIDAEGAEFGALHPAVKFTYSGTGSSDGIKNAANGTYSFGCASRELKAPEQEGLTELIFAYDGIAVIVNDKNPVENLTKDQIKGIYTGKITNWKEVGGADRPIAVVSREDGAGTRTAVEELLDFTEQLKPSATVKEGNGNVQSTVAANPNAIGYVSITFVDRSVKPLMVDDVEATMDNVLNKSYGLSRPFLALYNEKNITPQTRAFLDFIMTDEGQTIVEKNGGISVR, from the coding sequence ATGAAAAAATCTTTGTCTTGGACGGCGGCATTGATGGTTTTAATCCTGCTGGCTTTTGCACTTTCCGGCTGCGGCAATGAGGAAACGCCCGTCGGTTTAAGTGAAATTTCGGGAGAAATTAATGGCGGTGGTTCCACCTCTGTTCAAAAAATTATCGACGCCGAAGGCGCGGAGTTTGGGGCCCTGCATCCAGCGGTAAAGTTTACCTACAGTGGGACAGGCTCATCCGACGGCATCAAAAACGCGGCGAATGGAACCTATTCCTTCGGCTGTGCCTCCAGAGAGCTCAAGGCGCCTGAACAGGAAGGCCTGACAGAGCTGATATTTGCCTATGACGGAATTGCGGTGATTGTCAATGATAAGAATCCTGTGGAAAACCTGACAAAGGATCAGATTAAAGGTATCTATACCGGGAAGATTACCAACTGGAAGGAAGTTGGCGGCGCGGACCGCCCCATCGCGGTGGTATCGAGAGAGGACGGCGCCGGAACGCGGACAGCGGTTGAAGAGCTTTTAGATTTTACGGAACAGCTGAAGCCCAGCGCTACGGTTAAGGAGGGCAACGGAAATGTCCAGTCTACGGTCGCGGCCAACCCCAATGCCATCGGCTATGTTTCCATCACCTTTGTTGACCGTTCGGTTAAGCCCCTGATGGTGGATGATGTGGAGGCAACCATGGACAATGTGTTAAATAAAAGCTATGGTCTGTCACGGCCATTTCTGGCGCTTTATAATGAAAAAAACATCACTCCACAGACCAGGGCCTTTCTCGACTTTATCATGACAGATGAAGGACAGACCATTGTGGAAAAAAATGGCGGAATCAGCGTGAGGTAG
- a CDS encoding MATE family efflux transporter, translating into MSEEMIENRDSSYFATERIGKLIAKFAVPCVVSMLVNALYNIVDQIFIGQGVGYLGNAATNVAFPLVTISLAIALLIGDGCAAYFSLKLGQGKNEEAARGVGNAISMLTLAGILFFVFGMLLLKPMLHLFGATETVFPYAEAYTRIIIIGLPFVLVGAGLNSVVRADGSPRFSMIAMIVGAVINTILDPIFIFIFGWGVAGAAFATILGQIATFVITMFYLVRFKNITLKKEYLKLKGKICKMVCSLGISSCVNQLAVTVVVIVTNNVLAYYGAMSPYGAEIPLSAIGIVMKVNQILMSILIGIGVGSQPIIGYNYGAQNYERVKKTFFMSAGIATVFACIGFVLFQFCTQGIVNIFGQEDALYNDFALRTFRVFLAVCFLNGFQMVTSIFFQAIGKPLKATLISLSRQILFLLPLFVILPAFTGVTGALYAGPIADAMAFLLALVLVMFEMKHLNLLVKTGKLELETNE; encoded by the coding sequence ATGTCGGAAGAAATGATTGAAAATCGGGACAGCTCGTATTTTGCGACTGAGCGTATTGGAAAGCTCATCGCCAAATTTGCGGTTCCCTGTGTTGTGTCAATGCTGGTAAATGCCCTTTATAATATTGTCGATCAGATATTTATCGGCCAGGGCGTGGGATATCTCGGGAATGCTGCTACAAATGTGGCCTTTCCCCTGGTGACTATTTCTTTGGCCATTGCGCTGCTCATCGGCGATGGCTGCGCGGCTTATTTCAGCTTAAAGCTGGGTCAGGGAAAAAATGAGGAGGCAGCCAGAGGTGTTGGCAATGCGATCTCAATGCTGACCTTGGCGGGAATTCTTTTTTTTGTGTTTGGGATGCTTTTATTAAAGCCGATGCTTCATTTGTTCGGTGCAACGGAAACTGTTTTTCCTTATGCTGAAGCTTATACACGCATTATTATTATCGGGCTTCCTTTTGTGCTGGTCGGTGCGGGGTTGAACTCTGTCGTTCGGGCAGACGGAAGTCCGCGGTTTTCCATGATCGCGATGATTGTGGGGGCGGTTATTAATACCATTCTGGACCCGATCTTTATTTTTATTTTTGGATGGGGTGTAGCGGGCGCCGCCTTTGCGACGATTCTGGGCCAGATCGCTACCTTTGTTATTACCATGTTTTATCTGGTGCGTTTCAAGAACATTACCTTAAAAAAGGAGTACTTGAAACTAAAGGGGAAAATCTGCAAAATGGTCTGCTCGCTCGGGATCTCGAGCTGTGTTAACCAGCTGGCCGTCACAGTGGTGGTGATTGTCACCAACAATGTGTTGGCGTACTATGGCGCAATGTCACCATATGGGGCTGAGATTCCTTTATCGGCCATTGGAATTGTTATGAAGGTAAACCAGATACTGATGTCAATTCTTATTGGTATCGGCGTGGGTTCACAGCCGATCATCGGTTATAATTATGGCGCACAGAATTATGAACGGGTGAAAAAAACCTTTTTTATGTCGGCGGGAATTGCCACGGTGTTCGCCTGTATCGGTTTTGTTTTATTTCAATTCTGCACACAGGGGATCGTTAATATCTTTGGGCAGGAGGACGCACTGTACAATGATTTTGCCCTCAGGACCTTCCGCGTGTTTCTGGCAGTTTGTTTTCTGAATGGTTTTCAGATGGTGACCTCGATATTTTTCCAGGCCATCGGCAAGCCGCTAAAGGCTACTTTGATTTCACTTTCAAGGCAGATTCTTTTCCTTTTGCCGTTGTTTGTTATTCTTCCTGCGTTTACAGGTGTCACCGGCGCTTTATACGCTGGTCCGATTGCGGATGCTATGGCTTTTCTACTTGCTTTGGTTTTGGTTATGTTTGAAATGAAACACTTGAATTTATTGGTAAAAACAGGTAAACTAGAGTTAGAAACCAATGAATAA
- the pstB gene encoding phosphate ABC transporter ATP-binding protein PstB — translation MDKKKKFDVKDLDLYYGDFQALKKINIDIYENEVTAFIGPSGCGKSTFLRCLNRMNDLIDSVRIEGTLNFDGKNIYEKNTDVIQLRTKVGMVFQKPNPFPMSIYDNIAYGPKCQGLKDKKKLDKIVHDSLVAAALWDEVSDRLNKSALGLSGGQQQRLCIARTIAMQPEVILMDEPTSALDPIATSKIEDLMEELKKEYTIIIVTHSMQQAARISDRTAFFLMGEIIEYNETNTIFMNPEDKRTEDYITGRFG, via the coding sequence ATGGATAAGAAGAAAAAATTTGATGTGAAGGATCTGGATTTGTACTATGGTGATTTTCAGGCCTTGAAAAAAATCAATATTGATATTTATGAAAATGAAGTAACCGCTTTTATTGGTCCGTCGGGCTGTGGCAAATCCACGTTTTTGCGCTGCCTGAACCGCATGAACGACCTTATCGATTCGGTTCGTATTGAGGGGACGCTGAATTTTGACGGCAAAAATATCTATGAAAAGAACACCGATGTCATTCAGCTCAGAACAAAGGTGGGCATGGTTTTTCAAAAGCCCAACCCGTTTCCGATGAGTATCTATGATAATATTGCCTATGGCCCGAAATGCCAGGGCTTGAAAGATAAGAAAAAACTTGATAAAATTGTACACGACAGTCTGGTGGCCGCGGCTCTGTGGGACGAGGTGAGCGACCGGCTTAACAAGTCTGCCTTGGGCCTTTCCGGCGGACAGCAGCAGCGTCTGTGTATCGCCCGGACCATTGCCATGCAGCCGGAGGTTATTTTGATGGATGAGCCTACCTCGGCCCTGGACCCGATCGCGACTTCAAAGATTGAAGACCTGATGGAGGAGCTTAAAAAGGAATATACCATCATCATCGTCACACACTCCATGCAGCAGGCCGCCAGAATTTCGGACAGAACGGCGTTCTTTCTGATGGGAGAAATTATTGAATATAATGAAACGAATACCATTTTCATGAATCCGGAAGATAAACGGACTGAAGATTATATTACCGGACGATTCGGTTGA
- a CDS encoding cytidylate kinase-like family protein gives MSERIIITIARQFGSGGRNIGKKLAKALDIPFYDQELIDEGAKESGINPEMVKDLEETPTNSLLYSIATSSFFGAGHFSPTVELPMTDRLFLAQSDVIRKFAAEGSCVIVGRCANYVLRDDEDTVDVFIHRDFEERVNQVSKIYDLNLKKSEETVKKIDKRRSNYYSYYSDKKWGQADNYDLCLNSGALGEDSCVDIIKAFIEKRNIRKRARG, from the coding sequence ATGAGTGAACGTATTATTATAACCATTGCCCGCCAGTTTGGCAGCGGTGGAAGAAACATTGGAAAGAAGCTGGCAAAGGCACTGGATATTCCGTTTTACGATCAGGAGCTTATTGACGAGGGCGCTAAGGAAAGCGGGATTAATCCGGAAATGGTTAAGGACCTGGAAGAAACACCGACCAATTCTTTGTTGTACTCCATTGCGACCAGCTCATTCTTTGGTGCAGGACATTTTTCACCAACGGTTGAGCTGCCAATGACCGACCGTTTGTTTTTAGCCCAGTCTGACGTTATCCGGAAATTTGCCGCCGAAGGCTCCTGCGTGATTGTGGGGCGCTGTGCCAACTATGTTCTCAGGGATGACGAGGATACGGTGGATGTTTTTATTCACCGTGATTTTGAAGAGCGCGTGAATCAGGTATCTAAAATTTATGATTTGAATTTGAAAAAGTCAGAGGAAACCGTTAAGAAGATTGATAAAAGGCGGAGTAATTATTACAGCTATTATTCAGACAAAAAATGGGGTCAGGCCGATAATTATGACCTGTGCCTGAACAGCGGTGCTTTAGGCGAAGACAGCTGTGTGGATATTATCAAAGCCTTCATTGAAAAACGGAATATACGTAAAAGAGCAAGAGGTTAA
- a CDS encoding flavin reductase, with amino-acid sequence MKTLKKWRCTVCGYIHEGDTPPEECPICGVGPDKFELVEEEKPKRWRCTVCNYIHEGDTPPEKCPICGVGPDKFVLVEDEPEDGLSKEEKDMLQGLLFNLSYGLYIISSKEGDKINGMTSNSFIQITDTPLRGSVCINKGTRTAEMIEKSGVFGVSVLGQNNHDLVTHFGFQSGHTVDKFKNVSYITGEKTGCPGLPGTLCFIELEVEKVVDLGTHNMFIGKVVGGEAFHKAEPMTYAYYRATR; translated from the coding sequence GTGAAAACTTTGAAAAAATGGAGATGCACAGTCTGCGGTTATATTCATGAAGGGGATACACCGCCGGAAGAATGCCCGATTTGCGGTGTGGGGCCGGACAAATTTGAATTAGTTGAGGAAGAAAAGCCTAAGAGATGGCGTTGTACGGTTTGCAATTACATTCATGAGGGCGATACACCGCCGGAGAAATGCCCAATCTGTGGTGTGGGTCCAGATAAGTTTGTGCTGGTGGAGGACGAGCCAGAGGATGGTCTTTCTAAAGAAGAAAAAGATATGCTGCAGGGCCTGCTGTTTAATTTGAGCTATGGCTTGTACATCATCTCATCCAAGGAGGGCGACAAAATTAACGGTATGACCTCCAACAGCTTTATCCAGATTACCGATACGCCGCTGCGCGGCAGTGTCTGCATTAATAAAGGAACCCGCACAGCTGAAATGATCGAAAAATCCGGCGTGTTTGGCGTTTCAGTCCTTGGCCAGAATAACCATGACCTGGTAACACATTTTGGTTTTCAGAGTGGACACACCGTAGACAAGTTTAAGAATGTATCTTACATCACAGGTGAAAAAACAGGTTGTCCTGGCCTGCCGGGTACCCTTTGCTTTATCGAGCTGGAGGTTGAAAAAGTGGTTGATCTCGGCACGCACAATATGTTTATCGGTAAGGTAGTTGGCGGTGAGGCTTTTCATAAAGCAGAACCGATGACCTACGCCTATTACCGGGCGACGCGCTAA
- the pstA gene encoding phosphate ABC transporter permease PstA — translation MSRKVKDNCVKGIIYAATAITLGILLFIIGFIFVKGIGMVDWNFITRDFNDKVGYQIAEKKEVPLSINKADLLAKSDYYKKYETPDGEPLYIESLGAAIMKVDYSKRNDQHKQVIFSYIEKDSSLNTTKDTTGKGTSVKTDYVLESVDGTDVEELSLQEIAQLVDDGGSTVKLKVVNPGGGIFSNIITTLYMVFLSLIIALPIGILAAIYMTEYAKPGRLVNAIRFATECLSGIPSIIFGLFGMAFFVVALKFQISLLSGSLTVAIILLPVIIRSTEEALKTVPVSYREGSLALGATKLQTVFRVVLPSAVPGIVTAVLLSIGRVIGESAALLLTAGTVAQIPGTLFSPGSTLTVQAYYVAKEEGNIELACAIGIIIVLIVIVLNILSRLAADKLDVAHKK, via the coding sequence ATGAGCAGAAAAGTAAAAGACAATTGCGTAAAAGGAATTATCTACGCGGCCACAGCCATTACACTGGGTATTTTGCTCTTTATTATTGGTTTTATCTTTGTCAAGGGAATCGGTATGGTGGACTGGAACTTTATCACCCGCGATTTTAACGATAAGGTGGGCTACCAGATAGCGGAAAAGAAAGAAGTGCCGCTCTCGATTAATAAGGCGGATCTTTTGGCAAAATCGGATTACTATAAAAAATATGAAACACCGGACGGCGAGCCGCTCTATATCGAGTCTCTGGGAGCCGCCATTATGAAGGTTGATTATTCAAAGCGAAACGACCAGCATAAGCAGGTGATTTTCAGTTATATTGAAAAAGACTCAAGCCTCAATACCACGAAGGACACCACCGGAAAGGGCACATCGGTTAAGACCGACTATGTGCTTGAAAGTGTGGACGGCACCGATGTGGAGGAGCTGTCGCTTCAGGAAATCGCCCAGCTGGTTGATGATGGCGGCAGTACGGTCAAGCTGAAGGTGGTCAATCCGGGGGGCGGTATTTTCAGCAATATTATCACGACATTGTACATGGTGTTTCTGTCGTTGATCATTGCGCTGCCGATTGGTATTTTGGCGGCCATTTACATGACCGAATACGCCAAGCCCGGACGGCTGGTCAATGCGATTCGGTTTGCGACCGAATGCCTGTCGGGGATTCCATCCATTATTTTCGGCCTCTTCGGCATGGCGTTTTTCGTGGTCGCCCTGAAATTTCAGATATCCTTACTGTCGGGGAGCTTAACGGTGGCAATCATTCTGCTTCCTGTAATCATACGAAGCACAGAGGAAGCGCTTAAAACTGTTCCGGTCAGCTACCGCGAGGGCTCGCTGGCTCTGGGAGCGACCAAGCTGCAGACGGTGTTCAGGGTGGTGCTGCCATCCGCAGTTCCCGGCATTGTCACCGCGGTGCTCCTGAGTATTGGCCGTGTGATCGGCGAATCTGCAGCGCTGCTGCTTACCGCCGGCACGGTTGCACAGATTCCGGGAACCCTGTTTTCACCGGGAAGCACATTGACGGTTCAGGCCTACTATGTGGCGAAAGAAGAAGGAAATATCGAACTGGCCTGCGCCATTGGTATTATCATTGTGTTGATTGTCATTGTATTGAATATTTTATCAAGACTGGCAGCGGACAAGCTGGATGTTGCCCATAAAAAATAG
- the phoU gene encoding phosphate signaling complex protein PhoU, with translation MREVYNEELKTIKNEILLMSSQAERMLSDSITALEEQNVKLARSVISRDDIVDLKEIQLQQIVSEVIARQQPVAGDLRRLSSTYKIITNLERIADLAVNICQKVICLRKEEYYKKLDNIPQMAKMVEDQLKMCIQAYIDEDISRMDDVIRYEDEIDRLNNTLHSDCIAEINKNPEMALQAMSFSFIGSHLERIGDHATNIFETVYFIVTGNYMDFNDLNTLPEDE, from the coding sequence ATGAGAGAAGTTTACAATGAAGAATTAAAAACCATAAAAAATGAAATTCTATTAATGTCTTCCCAGGCAGAACGAATGCTGTCGGACTCGATTACAGCGCTGGAAGAACAGAATGTCAAGCTGGCCAGAAGCGTGATCAGCCGGGATGATATTGTGGATTTAAAGGAAATCCAGCTCCAGCAGATTGTCAGCGAGGTGATCGCAAGACAGCAGCCGGTCGCCGGAGATTTAAGAAGGCTTTCCTCCACCTATAAAATTATTACAAACCTTGAAAGAATCGCTGATCTGGCGGTAAATATCTGCCAGAAGGTGATCTGCCTGCGCAAGGAAGAATACTATAAAAAGCTCGATAATATTCCACAGATGGCAAAAATGGTCGAAGATCAGCTGAAAATGTGTATCCAGGCTTATATTGATGAGGATATCAGCAGAATGGACGATGTGATCCGTTATGAGGATGAGATCGACCGTCTGAACAATACGCTGCACAGCGATTGTATTGCAGAGATTAACAAAAATCCGGAAATGGCGCTTCAGGCCATGAGCTTTTCCTTTATCGGAAGCCATTTGGAAAGAATTGGCGATCATGCCACCAATATTTTTGAGACTGTGTATTTTATCGTTACCGGAAATTATATGGATTTTAATGACTTAAACACCCTTCCTGAGGACGAATAA
- the pstC gene encoding phosphate ABC transporter permease subunit PstC, with protein MEEKKQTKVGEKVVEKIFLLCALVSIISVVTITIYVFVNGLQPFVNGSYSFWKFISGTEWRPGSDMYGVFYMIVGSIYATLGAIVIGVPIALLTAVFISELAGTRIGKIVRFAVELLAGIPSVLYGVFGLGIIVPYVLKVSPMAQGESLLATIIVLAVMILPTVVSISETSISAVPEAYREGSLALGASKIQTIFKVIIPAAKSGIITGIILGIGRAIGETMAVMLVCGNPIAGIPTSIFDQIRPLTTNIALEMGYASGVHQQLLFSTGVVLFVFIMIINFIVNKFVESKIGG; from the coding sequence TTGGAAGAAAAGAAACAAACCAAAGTAGGCGAGAAAGTTGTTGAAAAGATTTTTTTACTTTGCGCCCTTGTATCGATCATCAGCGTCGTTACCATTACCATTTACGTATTTGTCAACGGGCTGCAGCCTTTTGTGAACGGCTCATACTCCTTCTGGAAGTTCATTTCCGGCACAGAATGGCGGCCCGGGTCCGATATGTATGGTGTTTTTTACATGATCGTCGGTTCAATTTACGCCACCTTGGGAGCCATTGTCATTGGCGTGCCTATCGCGCTGTTAACGGCGGTATTTATCTCTGAGCTGGCAGGTACGCGGATTGGAAAAATCGTCCGTTTCGCGGTTGAGCTGCTGGCCGGAATTCCCTCCGTGCTGTATGGTGTTTTTGGGCTTGGGATCATTGTCCCCTATGTGTTAAAAGTTTCTCCCATGGCTCAGGGTGAATCGCTCCTGGCGACGATCATTGTTTTAGCGGTCATGATCCTGCCAACCGTGGTCAGTATCTCCGAAACCTCCATATCCGCGGTTCCCGAAGCGTACCGTGAGGGTTCTTTGGCCCTTGGCGCGTCCAAGATTCAGACAATCTTCAAGGTGATTATCCCGGCGGCTAAATCGGGGATTATCACAGGCATTATTCTGGGGATCGGGCGGGCCATTGGGGAAACCATGGCAGTTATGCTGGTATGTGGTAACCCCATTGCGGGCATACCGACCAGCATTTTTGACCAGATAAGGCCGTTAACCACGAACATCGCCCTTGAGATGGGCTACGCCTCCGGTGTGCATCAGCAGCTTCTGTTCTCAACCGGTGTGGTTCTGTTTGTATTTATTATGATCATCAATTTTATTGTGAATAAATTTGTCGAATCGAAAATTGGAGGCTGA